One Salarias fasciatus chromosome 9, fSalaFa1.1, whole genome shotgun sequence DNA segment encodes these proteins:
- the kiaa1217 gene encoding sickle tail protein homolog isoform X4, whose product MPNEITSIDTIRALFVSAFPQQLTMKMLESPSVAVYVKDDMRNMYYELADVRNITDHSCLKVYHKDPAQAFSHGPRPANGDARMHNEMAHAVRDGQHPLRHPPMGPPPHHPMQGVLPPSPHSMPPSPSRIPFGPRQGPVPGSATMPRERLASANPPPRSISPCPSAILERRDVKPDEDMGGKSHSLSRGNEGLYADPYLLQEGRMGMAAAHGPHPGPGLDGPDHGLGGFHRASIRSTSSYSGPSPTDTIDHPSLYRQKSRNSQLPTLGSKTPPPSPHRMTEVRMIDLHGGPPHGVPPHGVPPHGVPPHGVPMERSSPVRQSFRKEEVAGTKPRNNMGSPVVPDLQGHVQGPIPAAGDHQTRERMKAMEQQIASLTGLVQHALLKGPNTSGAKEPPSERPPKTSSPAHSTHSSGGSPVLAPKNTAAPTEKSSVPLKVNLLQFRKNVSDLRMQLHQMRQLQLQNQEALRVQLKRAEQEISIKLAESVRRLEDPAQKQRHLVEEDRHKYLGLEECVLTQLGELEQYVGALQNDSAATHRAVTLKDVEEGAVTLRKVGESLAGLKGEFPALQTRMRAVLRVEVEAVKFLKEEPHKLDSMLKRVKSLTDTLSSLRRSATELSQKGVDPSINASLESSSAAAGGETHAETPSAPIQPGSASASAPPEPQSSTIRSEVMPSSPVVIHHVQSAPVHMQQSQQSAALTAQPSPPLTPSPTQVSSPNVSKSQGRESPKGAASNPQSPTRLKKTQGNSVNNGNGTASQGLVIEELQNSQDKSKNRAMSIEAAEKEWEERRQNMGQYDGKEFEKYLQEAQANLMKGIPNLEVEENAAPPPDTVVQQQEVHNPGDTPSVEPQSPSEKQAKKVPEKLPKPVMEKPAKPAADKPPKTANKPAASDSLVRQGSDKARKSPPPPPPPRKTYPSSGMTTTRSGEVVFTSRKDSVSAQEGEEEPQPPSPQPKTTKVTPEVKAKPATPPPVTASVTREEEDEGDKIMAELQVFQKCTVKDVGLKNLVEPATRIEPQIRELRSGALLPLKEKKQSSEPIREDKQPDTDENGNTTVRQSQGVIYYVTGKIPQPPSSETVETPEHREPPQPQTQVSNVNANDDSSSQEQQQQQQQQQKQLPPSPPPKSPVTPPPISPKPVGLNGFKLPKKQVKRSESLKTGAELQKGKVLNIVNTEKKSKITQEQLTSGKNIPPDSVVTVTTTAAKEAPKKLKKTSQQNTEPQRANSEDSDDGAGLSPDLPGDEAPPPPDNVAFMITNTKVQPLSCGEYQELVNAKKGSVQTVTVGNAATRGNTAADATGPQDNGFNKKPVIIIFDEPMDIRSAYKRLSTIFECEEELDRMLSEERIDEESEESDTEQRGGLHLKAEGGEAVDGSKGSGSQGTLSLSSSSMSDNGGHEESNSDAKQDGKKKFKFKFPKKQLAALTQAIRTGTKSGKKTLQVVVYEDEEESDGTIKQHKEAKRFEIARSKSLAEAPRGAGSAAMKRQNSEAVCRTDEIRKNTYKTLDSLEQTIKQLETTITEMGPRSPDEPISTEESRAGNGKGSEGVGLKRSSSLPTSRGPGLKGPSKNALQKKNKPQLLPRPVVVPTTSSTTNTVPSVPSTVQQNTSVASPTSRMPVPLSAKSRQSPGTTDKAGKQQKLQDAQRQFRQANGSAKRVGGDHKTTSPTLPTSKIPAFYPSSAKGSSQSAQNSDATNPINPSSSSSSATKSSTLSSHAPRSGSSSSSSSSSSSHIPSLSNGSLKLPTPSQHTGKALSFSSQTQNGRVHSSSSSSSFSSSSSSSSPSPLSPTPLGQGGKSIRTIHTPSFTSYRSHNGSSGKSCIPTATAAKDST is encoded by the exons GAACATCACGGACCACTCCTGCCTGAAGGTGTACCACAAAGACCCTGCACAGGCGTTCAGCCACGGACCGCGACCCGCCAATGGCGACGCCAGG aTGCACAACGAAATGGCACATGCTGTCCGAGATGGCCAGCACCCTCTCAGACATCCCCCCATGGGTCCGCCGCCGCACCACCCCATGCAGGGAGTGCTTCCCCCAAGTCCGCACTCCATGCCCCCTTCCCCCTCCAGAATACCGTTTGGGCCGCGGCAGGGGCCCGTACCTGGGAGCGCCACCATGCCAAGGGAACGGCTGGCCAGCGCCAACCCCCCACCTCGCTCCATCTCGCCCTGTCCCAGCGCCATCTTGGAGCGGAGGGACGTCAAGCCAGACGAAGACATGGGCGGAAAGAGCCACAGTCTGTCACGGGGAAACGAAGGGTTGTATGCTGATCCCTACCTCCTACAGGAGGGGCGAATGGGCATGGCTGCGGCTCACGGACCACATCCCGGCCCTGGGCTCGACGGTCCAGATCATGGCCTTGGTGGATTTCATCGTGCGTCCATACGCTCTACCAGCTCGTACAGTGGTCCCAGCCCCACTGACACTATCGATCACCCTTCACTGTACCGACAGAAGTCTCGAAACAGCCAGCTGCCCACGTTGGGCTCCAAAACTCCTCCCCCGTCCCCTCACAGGATGACTGAGGTACGGATGATTGACCTCCATGGCGGGCCTCCCCATGGCGTGCCTCCCCATGGCGTGCCTCCCCATGGCGTGCCACCTCATGGCGTCCCCATGGAGAGAAGCTCGCCTGTGCGCCAGTCATTCAGGAAAGAGGAAGTAGCGGGGACTAAGCCCAGAAACAACATGGGATCACCGGTCGTTCCAGACCTCCAGGGTCACGTCCAGGGGCCCATCCCAGCTGCTGGTGACCATCAGACGCG AGAGCGAATGAAGGCTATGGAGCAACAGATTGCCAGCTTGACTGGTCTTGTTCAGCATGCACTTTTAAAGGGCCCAAACACTAGTGGCGCCAAGGAGCCTCCAAG CGAGAGACCGCCGAAGACATCATCTCCAGCTCACAGCACACACAGCTCAG GTGGTTCTCCGGTCTTGGCTCCCAAGAATACTGCAGCCCCAACAGAGAAGAGCTCAGTTCCTCTGAAAGTCAACCTCCTGCAGTTCAGGAAGAATGTTTCTGACCTCAGGATGCAACTCCATCAGATGAGACAGCTGCAG CTCCAGAACCAGGAGGCATTACGGGTGCAGCTGAAGCGAGCGGAGCAGGAAATCAGTATTAAACTTGCAGAGTCTGTGCGTCGTCTGGAGGACCCTGCGCAGAAGCAGAGACATTTGGTTGAGGAGGACAGGCACAAGTACCTGGGTCTGGAAGAGTGTGTCCTCACACAACTTGG TGAGTTGGAGCAGTACGTGGGCGCTCTGCAGAACGACTCCGCAGCCACACATCGAGCGGTCACCCTCAAGGATGTGGAAGAGGGAGCGGTAACTCTGAGGAAGGTGGGAGAATCTCTGGCAGGGCTCAAAG GAGAGTTTCCGGCCCTGCAGACCAGAATGAGGGCTGTGCTCAGGGTGGAAGTGGAGGCCGTCAAGTTTTTGAAGGAGGAGCCTCATAAACTGGACAGCATGCTGAAAAGGGTCAAAAGCCTGACTGACACGCTCAGCAGTCTGAGAAG AAGTGCAACAGAGCTCTCTCAGAAAGGCGTTGATCCTTCCATAAATGCCTCCCTGGAAAGCAGCtccgctgcagcaggaggagagacacATGCAGAGACTCCCTCAGCGCCCATCCAGCCCGGCTCGGCCTCGGCCTCGGCTCCGCCGGAGCCTCAGAGCTCCACCATCAGGTCCGAGGTGATGCCTTCCTCCCCAGTGGTCATCCATCATGTCCAGAGCGCCCCGGTCCACATGCAGCAGTCCCAGCAGTCCGCGGCCTTAACAGCTCAGCCGAGTCCCCCGCTCACCCCCAGCCCCACTCAGGTCTCCAGTCCCAACGTGAGCAAGAGCCAAGGCCGGGAGTCTCCGAAAGGGGCCGCCTCTAATCCACAGAGTCCCACCCGACTTAAGAAGACTCAGGGGAACTCGGTGAATAATGGGAACGGCACTGCCAGCCAGGGCCTCGTCATAGAGGAGCTCCAGAACAGTCAGGACAAGAGCAAAAACAGAGCTATGTCCATCGAG GCAGCAGAGAAGGAGTGGGAAGAGAGGAGACAAAACATGGGCCAATATGACGGAAAAGAGTTTGAGAAGTATCTCCAGGAGGCCCAAGCTAATTTGATGAAGGGAATTCCAAACCTAGAGGTGGAGGAAAATGCAGCACCACCTCCTGACACTGTTGTacaacaacaggaagtccacaacCCTGGCGACACACCATCTG TGGAGCCCCAGTCACCCTCCGAGAAACAAGCCAAGAAAGTTCCAGAGAAACTCCCGAAGCCTGTGATGGAGAAACCTGCCAAGCCAGCAGCGGACAAACCCCCCAAAACTGCCAACAAGCCAGCAGCCTCTGACAGTTTGGTCAGGCAGGGGTCAGATAAGGCCAGAAAGTCCCCaccacctccgcctcctccgaggaAAACCTACCCCAGCTCAGGCATGACCACAACGCGGTCCGGTGAGGTGGTGTTTACCAGCAGGAAGGACTCCGTCTCGGCTCAG GAGGGTGAAGAGGAGCCCCAGCCTCCCTCCCCTCAGCCCAAGACCACGAAGGTCACACCGGAGGTCAAGGCGAAGCCCGCCACTCCTCCGCCTGTCACTGCCTCGGtcaccagagaagaagaggatgaaggCGACAAGATCATGGCAGAGCTCCAG GTATTCCAGAAGTGCACAGTTAAGGATGTAGGGCTGAAAAATTTGGTAGAGCCCGCCACTCGAATTGAACCACAAATCAGAGAGCTAAGATCAGGGGCTCTATTGCCTCTCAAAGAGAAAAAG CAGAGCTCAGAGCCCATTCGAGAGGATAAACAGCCCGACACTGATGAAAATGGGAACACTACTGTACGACAGAGCCAAGGG GTCATTTACTACGTGACTGGCAAGATCCCCCAACCTCCCTCATCAGAAACTGTGGAGACCCCCGAGCACAGAGAGCCCCCACAGCCTCAAACACAGGTGTCAAATGTCAATGCTAATGACGATTCTTCAAgccaggaacagcagcagcagcagcagcagcagcaaaagcAGCTGCCTCCGTCTCCACCGCCCAAATCACCAGTTACACCTCCGCCAATATCGCCTAAACCTGTGGGACTCAATGGATTCAAACTTCCCAAGAAGCAAGTGAAACGCTCTGAATCCTTGAAGACCGGCGCAGAACTGCAAAAAGGAAAAGTCCTCAACATAgtaaacactgaaaagaaaagtaaaatcaCACAAGAGCAGCTCACTTCTGGTAAGAATATTCCACCTGATTCAGTGGTGACTGTGACAACCACTGCCGCAAAAGAAGCAcctaaaaagctgaaaaagacttctcaacaaaacactgagccACAAAGAGCTAACTCCGAGGACAGTGACGACGGGGCTGGTCTTAGTCCCGATTTACCCGGAGATGAAGCCCCTCCACCACCAGACAATGTTGCTTTTATGATCACTAACACCAAGGTTCAGCCTCTGTCTTGTGGCGAGTACCAAGAACTGGTCAATGCCAAGAAAGGAAGCGTCCAGACGGTTACCGTCGGCAACGCAGCAACCCGGGGAAACACCGCCGCCGATGCCACAGGGCCGCAGGATAATGGCTTCAACAAGAAGCCCGTCATCATCATCTTTGACGAGCCGATGGATATCCGCTCAGCTTACAAGCGACTGTCCACCATTTTTGAGtgcgaggaggagctggacaggatGCTTTCAGAAGAGCGCATCgacgaggagagcgaggagtCCGACACGGAGCAGAGGGGTGGGCTCCATCTGAAAGCTGAAGGCGGCGAGGCAGTCGATGGCAGCAAAGGTAGCGGCTCGCAAGGAACTTTATCCTTGTCATCGTCTTCGATGTCTGACAACGGAGGACACGAGGAGTCAAATAGCGACGCCAAGCAGGACGGGAAgaaaaagttcaaatttaaGTTTCCCAAAAAACAGCTGGCGGCGCTGACACAGGCAATCCGCACCGGCACCAAGTCTGGAAAGAAGACTCTACAGGTTGTCGTGTACGAAGACGAGGAGGAATCTGATGGTACAATCAAGCAGCACAAAGAAGCAAAAAGATTTGAGATTGCACGTTCAAAATCTTTGGCGGAGGCCCCCAGAGGTGCTGGCAGCGCCGCAATGAAAAGACAGAATTCTGAGGCGGTCTGCAGAACGGATGAGATTCGTAAAAATACCTACAAGACACTGGATAGCCTGGAGCAGACCATTAAGCAGCTGGAGACGACTATTACCGAGATGGGGCCGCGCTCCCCCGACGAGCCAATCAGCACTGAGGAATCTAGAGCAGGAAATGGGAAAGGCTCAGAAGGAGTGGGGCTGAAGAGGTCCTCCTCTCTCCCGACCTCCAGGGGGCCGGGCCTCAAGGGACCCAGCAAAAATGCTTTACAGAAGAAGAATAAGCCTCAGCTCCTTCCTCGTCCTGTAGTCGTccccaccaccagcagcaccaccaacACTGTCCCCAGTGTCCCGAGCACCGTGCAACAG AACACCAGTGTCGCTTCCCCCACTAGTCGGATGCCCGTCCCTTTATCCGCGAAGTCCAGACAGTCACCGGGTACAACCGACAaggcaggaaaacaacaaaaactgcagGACGCTCAAAGGCAGTTTCGACAG GCTAACGGAAGTGCTAAAAGAGTGGGAGGGGATCATAAAACAACTTCCCCAACTTTACCCACCTCTAAAATCCCTGCTTTTTATCCTAGCTCTGCTAAAGGCAGCTCCCAGTCTGCACAAAACTCAGATGCTACTAATCCCATTaacccttcttcttcctcctcctctgccacaaagtcctccaccctgtcctctcatGCTCCCCGTtccggttcctcctcctcctcctcctcctcctcctcctcccacatcCCCTCCCTGTCTAACGGATCCCTCAAACTCCCCACACCCTCACAGCACACAGGTAAAGCTCTTTCGTTCTCCTCGCAGACTCAGAATGGTCGAgtgcactcctcctcctcctcctcttcattctcctcctcatcctcctcctcctccccctcccctctgtcGCCCACACCTTTGGGCCAAGGTGGAAAGAGCATCCGCACCATACACACCCCCAGCTTCACCAGCTACAGGTCCCACAACGGCAGCAGCGGCAAATCCTGCATCCCAACAGCCACAGCAGCTAAGGACAGTACCTAG